The genomic stretch ACGTTAACAGAGGTAGTCACAGCTTCTTTCCTTCTTATCCTCCATGGCTTGTACGCTGCTTTTTCGTCTTTTCTTGACAGCTTTGGTGGTCGAATGCTGCTTCGGCGGCAGATCCCTCGCGGCCTTGGTAGAGGAGCAACCGCTCATGATGGCCTACCATAAGGGAGCTCTGCTCACCGGGAACGTCTCCGTCCACCTCATCTTCTACGGTGAGTTCACCGCCCCGCAGCGCAGTGTCATATCGGACTTCGTCCAGTCCCTTTCTGGCACAAAGGACTCGCTCGAGCCCTCAGTCGCTTCCTGGTGGGGGACGCTAGCCAAGTACTACGCCACGTCTAAGGCGCCGCTCCCGCGGCTGCTCCTCGGGAAGCAGCTCCTCGACGCTGAATACTCCCTCGGCCGCTTTCTCACCGACGCCGACCTCGCCGAGTTGGCGGCCCGCGCCTCTTCGCGGAGCAGGGGATCTTTGGGCGTCGTGCTCACGGCGTCCGACGTGGCCGTGGAGCGGTTCTGCATGAGTCGGTGCGGCTCCCACGGGCGGACTTCCGCGCTCTCCCGCGGCCGCCGTGGTGGCCGGTCCGCCTACGTCTGGGTCGGCGACTCGGCGACTCAATGTCCCGGGCAGTGCGCGTGGCCGTTCCACCAGCCGATGTACGGCCCTCAGGTTCCGCCGCTGGTTCCACCGAACGGCGACGTTGGGGCGGACGGCGCGGTGATCAACCTAGCGAGCATGCTGGCCGGCGCCGCCACCAACCCGTTCGGCGATGGGTTCTTCCAGGGGTCGAGGGCGGCGCCGCTGGAGGCCGCGACGGCGTGTCCCGGAGTCTTCGGCAAGGGGGCGTACCCGGGTTACCCAGGGGAACTCCTACTGGACACCGTCACTGAGGCCAGCTACAACGCCCACGGGGCCTACGGGAGGAGGTTCCTTTTGCCTGCGCTGTTTGACCCACTGACCTCTGCGTGCTCCACGTTGGCCTAGTTGATTGGCTCACGAACAGACGTGTCCTCTGTGTGTACATGAATTATCACGACGGGGGTATGGGTTTTTGTGATATAAAAGCCCCTTTTTGTAAATAGTTAATAAATCAAACTTTGTTGATATTTGCTCTGATTTAAAACAACCAAAGGAGCCCACGTCATTCTGCTCCTGCGGTATAATTTCGGTATTCGGTTGGCGCTTAGGGTTTATTTTGTTCAgattatcaattttaattatatgattatcagataattatataattaaaattatgaatgataaaatataattttaatattgtttGGTTCTTACTAATTTATCTTTTAAATGAAGTTCAATCTTTACCATAGTTCGTCATGCCTTCTCCTTCCATTCAATCGCCTTCTTCCTCATCTCCTCCCTTCTTCCCTTCAGTGCTTCCCAGACAATCTCCCTCACTTAGTGTCTCCCTACTTCTTCATCGATCTCTATACCGAATCTCTAATGTTGGCAAACATACCAACTGTTGGTGTATTAATCTACGAATCCCGATGAACAAATCATCGGAATGTCACCAGCCACGCTCTCTGTCATTGAGTTCCAACCACCGTGTGTTAGGAACACGCTAATGGCCCGGTGGCATAGAACCTTCTATATATGGACAGCACCACCTCAGCAACAAGTTCTGCCCTTTAATTTTTTCGACCAACCCTTAGTTAGCGCCTTGATGCCCCATTCCACTAGGCCCGGCCGGACCACCCACAAGAAGGGGTGGCTGCTCTCTTCTAGGTCCAACGCGAACTCTGCCAATTCATCCCTCGTCAGAGTCGTGATGTTGCAATGCGGAGAGAAGTCATGAGTTTGCAGGTTTTGGTGGTCTAGAAGACGAGCTTCGGGACGTTGAGCTGATCGGCCATGTCTCATGGGAAGATTGCCAAGAAGTTAGTGATGATGCAGGTGAGGCAGGGGAGGATGcggtcgtaggggaaaatgttcCGTTTGTGTTTGTGAAgggtaattttgaaaaaaaatgataaccCCGATGATCCTGTCTAGAAATTGAGTCAGACGGACtgtcgggtgaggtggatggaatattGACCGAATCGGTATGGCCCGGAGGGTGGTAtactgagatgacttctatgttgaccaactCGTCCAAAGTCCTCTGATTAACGCTACTtgtagccagcgaccgggttgccctggtccctggtacctcgatgcttGAAGCAGATTCAACGAATATATAAGAAACGGATTAACAGTAAAATGATGAAATGAATGTAGAGTAGGTACGATAACGTATCCTGGCTCAGGGGGCGCCCTCTGGTAGATCGGTGAGCTGGTTGAGACACTGCTCGATTTGTCATTACCTGGAAGAGCAGATGACTTTGAGCAGGATGAAAAGCTGGATTTGACGACACCTAATCAAGCATGACCTGGATCCGGAAGATGACATGCAGGTCAGGACCTCGCCACGCCACGTAGACCGAGATATAACATCGACACACAAGTCGAGATATGATATCAACACGTAGGCTGGGATAGGACATCGACTCACAGGCCGAGATATGATATTAACATGCAGGCCGGATAGTAACAACGGTGTACAGGCTGAAACATCACATAAGCACGAAGGCAGAAACACATCAATGACACAGAGCCAGAACAACGGTGGCCCGAGGGTCGGATCAGTGCCAAAAACATACGTCGACACGAATCGGATACTGAATCAGCGTCAGAAATGTATGATAGCGTGGATCGAAGGCACGATGGTGAGTGTCGTCTGGGCAGATTGAAAGGCGAGACACCAGGAGGTTGGATCCAACAATGGGTATGTCGTGGGGTGATGCCAGCGATGGAACGATGCTCACCAGGGGATATGGAGTGGGTGCTATGGTCGACAGAGGCTGAGAGGGAGAAAAGGAGGCGACAGCTAGCTGTGGCGTGAAGGCGAGCTGCAACACCAGCAGCGACTCCAACGGCTAAGGCTGTGAGGAGAGAAGAAGTGGAGAGGGGTGGCGTTGGTGTCGTCGTCCGGTTGTGAACAACGAAGAGGAGGCTATTCGACAGTGAAGGCTGTTGTACGTGTGCGGGGTGGAGATGGCGAAGCGTTTGGCAAACAACAAGGGAGATGGCGAGCAACCATTAGCAACGACCTGGTCACGGAAGAGAGAGGAAGTGTCGACGTGCAGGAGGCACCGGACGGAGAGGCGGTATGAACCCAGCCTCGTGACGAAGGCATGCATGAGAGAAGGTGAAGGAAGTCGACGACGAAGGTGTTAGGGTGCATCCACCTGCTTGGGCGTGCGTGTGAGGGTGGGCGACGGTGGCGGCACAAGCAGTGTCCGCCTGCACCTTCCTCCTAGCGGCGGAAGAGAACCACAAAGAAGAAGCCCCCTTtctcttggatgaacagtgtcacCTTATAAGCCATAAGCCCTAAATAGTCTAATGACTAAATtgacctcctctttctctctaatTCCTCCTAAGTCCCTGTAAGCTATATCCATATCACCCGGAATCATGAAAAACCTTAGGCTTCCAAGGTTTTTTTGATTATGAGTTGTATTCCCAAATTACTGATATGGCAAGAATCGCTCATTACCGGGAATTGCTCATTACTAAACCAAATAAGGTTTTTATGGAAAACTTACCAAGGTTACCAATGATAACCCCTAACCAAACACTCCCTTAGGTTTACTCTGTTGGTAAATGAACGAGATAATGATTGTAATAGTAAAGAGTTAAAATTTAGTAGAAAATTTTATCACCTTTGTAGATTCTCGTCCATGCACTTATTAATTTGGGTTCTTATTGAACTCCCTCTCAATAGTGTTGGACAGTCGTAAGGTGACCACTAATGTGACGGTATCCAAGTCTAAGTGAggaatttaaaactttcaaggtCGAGATGAATTACAGAGAATCTCCTTTTTCTAGCGAATCTAAAAAAGCAGAAGATCACCACGTACGTCTTTTGATTTACTCCGATGATTGGTGATAAATTTTTATAATGTCATATTATTCTCAAGTCGTTTTAAAAATTAGATATTTGATGGCAactaaaaaaatctataaattatCGCTCTCCTCTAGCCTGCCACACAAGTATGGTGCAATGCTGGTGAAATGCTTATGTGTTAATCACTATTcaaaaggctagtagtcgtccatgatttacctcctccgtgttgatcttGAGACGAGTTGGTGgggggcgaacgtattcgccttttgtcacCAATGACGGTGAAATGCTTATTGTCTCAACTCCTTTTTACATGTACTATATTACTGAGTAAAGTCTCCTTAAATTTACTTTCCTCCCCTTTTTAAATAGTGGAGAGTTATCCTGAACGGACAGTCAAGACTACTAAAATATGGTACAATGATAGTGCATTATCAAAGACTATTAAAATATGGTACAATGATAGAGTGTATTATGTCCCCTCGAataggtctagtggctagcgcatgaggtgttgccacaatgaggtctggagTTCGAATATCGGTAAAGCCAAGGTAAATActcccttatgtactagtcactattccaaagactaatagccgctcgtgatttacttcctccgtgttaACCTTGAGATGAGTTGACAGGGACGTTGAAAGTGAACGTATTTACCTTTTGCCACAATGATAGAATGTATTGTCAAAATAAGATGTAATAACTGTGTGCATATAATGTCTCAATCACTCATTGTGTGCATATAATGTCTCAATCACTAATTGTTAGATTTCAATGATAGAGTGTACTATCAAAGTATGATACAATGACAAAGTGTACATACAATATCTCAATCAATGATTATATACATATAGTATCTCAATCACTCATTGCTAGATTTCAATTAGGACTATATTTTCTTTTTAGTAGTTGGATCAGCAATTTAAAAAGTTGAATTGTTGAGTAGTCCACCCTTTCGAATTTACTATCATATCTGAAATTTTGTaacaaattttaaaacatttCATCCAATAAATGAaagaattattacaaactaataaGCTAGTAATGACTGCGTGGTTGTTAATGCTCCTGTCCGTTTCTGTCAACCGAACGCCGAAACTATACCAAGGTGGAGCAGGATGACGTGGATGGATCAAAAAGAGCAGGGACCAAGTACTTCCTCCCGCTAGTCCCGTAGGTGTTGTAACTGGCTCCTGTGGCCTGGTCCACCAGTAGGTCCCCTGCGTACCCTGGGTACGCCCCCTTCCCGTAGACTCCTGTGCACGCCGTCGCCGCCTCAAGCGGCGCTTCCTTCGGACCCTGGAAGAATCCGTTGCCGAAGGGGTTGGTGGCGGTTCCGGCGAGAAGAGCGGCTAGATTAATTATCATCCCGTCGATCCCGACGTCTCCGTTTGGCGCCATGAGGGGCGGAGACTGCGGCCCATACTCCGGTTGATGGAAGGGCCACGCGCACAGCCCGGGGCACTGCTTCGCCGAGTTCCCAACCCACACGTAGGCGAACCGCCCAGCGCGGCTCCGCCCCGACGCCGCGTGAGTGCCGCACCGGTTCACGCAGAAGCCATCCGCGGCCACATCCTCGGCGGTGAGCACCACATTCACGGCACCACGCGGCTCACCGCGGGCGGCGAGTTTGGCGAGGTCAGCATCGCCGAGGGAACGGCCGAAGGAGTAACCCTCGTCGAGAATCTGCTCGCCGAGGTAGATCCTGGGCGAGCGGGTGCGGGAGGCGGCGTAGTACCGGGCAAGCCCGCGCCACCAGGTGGCAACTGAGGGTTCGAAGGAGCCCTTGTGGCGGGTATGTGGGGAGAGTGAAGAGACGAAGTCGGAGACGATGGCGCGTTGGGTAGCAGAGAAGCTGCCGTAGAAGATGAGATTGACGGAGACGTTGCCGGTGAGAAGGGCGCCCCTGTGGTAGGTCATGGAGAGAGGCTGCTCCTCCACCGGAGCGGAGAGAGTAGTTCTGCCGCCACGGCAAAACTGGAAAGCGAAGGAGAGCAGCACCAAGAAGAAGACAAAGGTAGAAGAGATCGCCATGGatggagagagcaagaagagctTGCTCTGTAGGATGAGAAGTGGTTTgtttatatagagctgggaaagAAGTAGACATTTGAACGGGGAAGCAGAGACGAGCTGCCCTGAGGACTAATAAAGAAGGGGATGAGGAACCGGTCACTCGAAGGACACTGGAATTTCTAAAAGAATGGCGTTCCCAGCTGGCATTGCTTACTTTGACGAAACCACCCTTGATGATTTTCGAAATAAGGCTATAAAAACAGCTAGAGGAACAATGCGTTTCGCTTCTTGAGGCATTCAAATCTGGAAAGAGGGAAGGAGTTATGGAATTGGGATGCGGACTAGTGACAGCTGTCGACGAGGTGGCCGGAGCGTGGCAGATTGCGCCGAATAATCTCGTGAGTCCACTCCTCGGCGCGTCGCCATACTCATGCCACGTAGACGTTGGCTCATTTTGTATCCGAAATGGAGATGATGTCAGTGATGATGCAGTAATTAAAAATCTTGAAAGTATTATATTAGTGTAAGTTTAATCAATTACAATTTACAAATGATTGGGGTTCCGCCGCCGGCGAATGACGTCGTCACTTACGTCTCGCCGTGGCTCTCTGTCCCGTGGCCTTCTGTCAGCGGTCAGCCCGTCCTATTAAAGCTGCTTGCAGATGTCCCCCTCAGCCAAATCCATCGACGACAGATCGTTGGGCCATGGGTTGGAGAGGCATCCTCGGCTTCGAGTACGGCATCGTGCAGGCGCCCCTGGGCCCCGATATCTCCGGTCCTGAGCTCGTCGCCGCCGTCGCCAACGCTGGCGCCATCGGCCTCCTCCGAGCGCCGGATTGGGTACTAacctttcactttcttcttccctCGGTCGTTTAGGTTGGAtgacttatttttttatttgttagaAAAGGGCAGTTCCAAGAAATTCATAGTAATTTCCCGTTTTTCTTTTCTCCAGTTAAACGGCTTATCTTCATGTTCCTTTAGCACTACCAATGAGCTTTCTAATCATCTCGTCCTCTACATcttgaattattttt from Zingiber officinale cultivar Zhangliang chromosome 5B, Zo_v1.1, whole genome shotgun sequence encodes the following:
- the LOC121985520 gene encoding protein PHOSPHATE-INDUCED 1 homolog; the encoded protein is MAISSTFVFFLVLLSFAFQFCRGGRTTLSAPVEEQPLSMTYHRGALLTGNVSVNLIFYGSFSATQRAIVSDFVSSLSPHTRHKGSFEPSVATWWRGLARYYAASRTRSPRIYLGEQILDEGYSFGRSLGDADLAKLAARGEPRGAVNVVLTAEDVAADGFCVNRCGTHAASGRSRAGRFAYVWVGNSAKQCPGLCAWPFHQPEYGPQSPPLMAPNGDVGIDGMIINLAALLAGTATNPFGNGFFQGPKEAPLEAATACTGVYGKGAYPGYAGDLLVDQATGASYNTYGTSGRKYLVPALFDPSTSSCSTLV
- the LOC121985517 gene encoding protein PHOSPHATE-INDUCED 1 homolog, with translation MACTLLFRLFLTALVVECCFGGRSLAALVEEQPLMMAYHKGALLTGNVSVHLIFYGEFTAPQRSVISDFVQSLSGTKDSLEPSVASWWGTLAKYYATSKAPLPRLLLGKQLLDAEYSLGRFLTDADLAELAARASSRSRGSLGVVLTASDVAVERFCMSRCGSHGRTSALSRGRRGGRSAYVWVGDSATQCPGQCAWPFHQPMYGPQVPPLVPPNGDVGADGAVINLASMLAGAATNPFGDGFFQGSRAAPLEAATACPGVFGKGAYPGYPGELLLDTVTEASYNAHGAYGRRFLLPALFDPLTSACSTLA